The DNA window TTGATGCGACGACTGGAGGCGCACTCCTGGGAAAAAAAACGATGGTTGCGAGCCCTGTTGGAAGGACCGGCGATCCTGCTGATCGGCGGTCTGCTCGGTCTGTCAATCACCGTGCTTTTTCAGGCGTTGATCGGCTATTCGCAGCCGTTCACAGAAGTTTTGCGAAACAATCTGCTGATCGTCACTATACTGAATATCCTGATCGCCACCGGACTGGAGGCGTTCAATTTTTATCACAAGCATCAGGCGGCTGCGATGAAAGCGCAGGCGCTGGAAAAAGAGAACATTCACCTGCGCTTTGAAACGCTGAAAAAGCAGCTGGATCCGCATTTTCTCTTTAACAGCCTGAATGTGCTCGCCTCGCTGATCACCAAAGACGCGGGCAAGGCCCAGGAATTCATCGACGAGTTTTCCTCGGTCTATCGCTATACCCTGGAGGTGATCGACAAGCAGGTGGTCTCTGTGGCGGAGGAAATCGATTTTGCCCGTTCCTATCTTTTTCTGCAGCGAATCCGTTTCGGCGAAGGGGTGCAGGCCGAGATCGATGTGGATCCAGCCGTCCTGCTCCATCTTCTGCCGCCGCTGGCCGTGCAGATCCTGCTGGAGAATGCCCTCAAGCACAACATCGCCAGCCCCGCGTTTCCGCTGCGAGTGCGCATCTTTTCCACAGACGATGCGTTGATCGTGGTCAATAACGTGCAGAAAAAGGGCGGGGACACAAGGAGCCGTGGAGTGGGATTGGCCAATCTGGCAGCCCGTTACGCGCTGCTGGCCGACGAACAGCCGAAGATCATGCAAACGGCTGCGGAATATCAGGTCCGTTTACCCTTAATCGAGCCCAACTGAGATGAGAATCGCCATTGTCGAAGATGAAAGACTCTCCGCGGAACACCTGGCCGCGTTGA is part of the bacterium genome and encodes:
- a CDS encoding histidine kinase is translated as MSRKIQPAVYLLAASASVQLLLILYKHFIGYVVIKSVVHLAVMWTISTLLSVPVLALLIWLDLLLMRRLEAHSWEKKRWLRALLEGPAILLIGGLLGLSITVLFQALIGYSQPFTEVLRNNLLIVTILNILIATGLEAFNFYHKHQAAAMKAQALEKENIHLRFETLKKQLDPHFLFNSLNVLASLITKDAGKAQEFIDEFSSVYRYTLEVIDKQVVSVAEEIDFARSYLFLQRIRFGEGVQAEIDVDPAVLLHLLPPLAVQILLENALKHNIASPAFPLRVRIFSTDDALIVVNNVQKKGGDTRSRGVGLANLAARYALLADEQPKIMQTAAEYQVRLPLIEPN